From a single Calderihabitans maritimus genomic region:
- the iolM gene encoding scyllo-inosose 3-dehydrogenase yields MAKKMRGVVLHADWDPKPEFKLGPKDIEGRQTYLGSKVWRNPRVVIEERDVPKPGPGEVLIEVKACGICGSDVHMAQPDDDGYIWYPGLTGFPSILGHEFSGVVVEAGPGAKNKATNKPFKGGEAVCAEEMLWCGSCQPCADGWPNHCERLDEIGFNVDGAFAKYIVVPDRVVWPLDPLKDVYSGEELFLAGSLVEPTSVAYNAVVERGGGIRPGDNVVICGGGPVGIAACAIMKRMGAARVILSEPEPTRAELGKKMGADYVINPLTEDFVQRVMDITDGYGAALYLEATGLPTVVYPQIEQCVWEGRALNAKIVVVARADAKMPVTAEVLQVRRAQIIGAQGHSGHGTFPRVIQAMATGMNMLPMITKQITLDEVPENLVMLRTDRKECKITVRLDKE; encoded by the coding sequence ATGGCTAAAAAAATGCGGGGTGTAGTGTTGCACGCGGACTGGGATCCAAAACCGGAATTCAAGTTGGGTCCCAAGGATATCGAGGGTAGACAGACCTACCTGGGAAGCAAAGTGTGGCGTAACCCTAGAGTTGTTATCGAGGAGCGGGATGTTCCGAAACCCGGCCCGGGCGAGGTTCTTATTGAAGTTAAAGCCTGCGGGATTTGCGGTAGTGATGTACACATGGCCCAGCCCGATGATGACGGATATATCTGGTATCCTGGCCTTACCGGCTTCCCCTCTATTCTGGGCCATGAGTTTTCCGGCGTGGTAGTAGAGGCCGGTCCCGGCGCCAAAAACAAGGCAACTAATAAGCCCTTTAAGGGTGGCGAGGCTGTTTGCGCCGAGGAGATGTTGTGGTGTGGGAGTTGCCAACCCTGCGCTGACGGTTGGCCCAATCATTGCGAGCGGCTGGATGAGATTGGCTTTAATGTTGACGGAGCCTTTGCCAAGTACATCGTTGTTCCTGACCGGGTGGTATGGCCCCTGGATCCTCTGAAAGACGTTTACAGTGGTGAAGAGTTGTTTTTGGCCGGCAGCCTGGTGGAGCCTACTTCCGTTGCTTATAACGCCGTGGTTGAGCGTGGTGGCGGGATTCGGCCTGGTGACAATGTTGTGATTTGCGGTGGCGGCCCCGTTGGTATTGCTGCCTGCGCCATCATGAAGCGCATGGGAGCGGCACGGGTAATCCTTTCCGAGCCGGAACCGACCCGGGCGGAGTTGGGCAAAAAGATGGGTGCCGACTATGTAATTAACCCTTTGACCGAGGACTTCGTACAGCGGGTTATGGATATTACTGATGGTTATGGTGCAGCCCTTTATCTGGAAGCCACTGGTCTTCCTACCGTAGTTTATCCGCAAATTGAACAGTGCGTTTGGGAAGGTCGCGCCTTGAACGCTAAGATTGTGGTGGTAGCCCGTGCAGACGCCAAGATGCCAGTTACCGCTGAAGTTCTGCAAGTGCGCCGCGCCCAGATCATTGGTGCCCAAGGTCATTCCGGCCACGGCACCTTCCCACGGGTTATCCAGGCCATGGCCACCGGTATGAACATGCTGCCCATGATTACCAAACAGATAACCCTGGACGAGGTGCCCGAGAACCTGGTTATGCTGCGAACCGACCGGAAGGAATGCAAGATCACCGTTCGGCTGGACAAAGAATAA
- a CDS encoding zinc-binding dehydrogenase, translating into PAVSEFSAGDRVVVDPNLTCGSCGYCKTGRPNMCENMTTLGIFVDGGFAEYNVAPAKALHKISKDVPPEIAVFAEPLSCVVNATQKIGLEPGENVVVLGAGPIGLYFTQLLKAAGAGKIIVSEISEFRKKYALESGATRVVDPTTEDLVEVVRQETGAGVDVAVDAVGCLIKDAMAVVRRGGRILLFGQNQNARAEIAQNDITRNELTVMGSFIARYTFPPTIKILESGILPLEKLITHRLSLAEIEKGFEAMRRGDALEVVVIPHER; encoded by the coding sequence CCGGCGGTTAGCGAGTTTAGCGCTGGGGACAGGGTTGTGGTAGATCCCAATCTTACCTGCGGATCTTGTGGTTACTGTAAGACGGGGCGTCCGAATATGTGTGAAAACATGACCACACTAGGAATATTTGTCGATGGTGGATTTGCCGAATATAACGTGGCTCCCGCCAAGGCCCTGCATAAGATCAGCAAGGATGTGCCTCCCGAAATCGCAGTATTTGCAGAACCTCTCTCCTGTGTGGTTAACGCAACGCAAAAAATAGGCCTTGAGCCTGGTGAGAACGTCGTAGTTTTGGGCGCGGGCCCTATCGGATTGTATTTCACCCAACTGCTCAAGGCTGCCGGAGCGGGCAAGATTATAGTTTCCGAAATTTCCGAGTTCAGAAAAAAATATGCTCTGGAGAGCGGAGCTACAAGGGTGGTAGACCCGACCACGGAGGATTTGGTCGAGGTTGTACGTCAGGAAACGGGAGCAGGGGTGGATGTGGCAGTAGACGCCGTAGGTTGTTTGATAAAGGACGCGATGGCAGTGGTCCGCAGGGGAGGGAGGATTCTACTGTTCGGCCAGAACCAGAATGCCCGAGCCGAGATTGCTCAAAACGACATAACCAGGAACGAACTGACAGTGATGGGGAGTTTTATTGCCAGATATACCTTTCCGCCTACTATCAAGATTCTTGAAAGTGGTATCCTGCCGCTGGAGAAACTGATAACTCATCGCCTGTCCTTGGCGGAAATAGAGAAAGGATTTGAGGCCATGCGCAGAGGAGACGCGCTGGAGGTTGTGGTGATACCACACGAAAGATAA
- the iolN gene encoding 3-dehydro-scyllo-inosose hydrolase: protein MSKWGLPLKNGGHMDKADGIYLQNMTWKQIEERLKKNDIIIIPVGATEAHGPHACIGEDTFLVTRMAELVAKKTGCTVSQPLWWGSHPYHHVGMPGTVVVPEDIFIGMLKSIMAGYWNMGFRKMILLNGHGQEYVIPTAIHQFAKTYQVPMIAINVNWYHAIQDQFKTKEEGGPYETKFIHADEVETSWSLALFPEMIKMEDAVDTNPRGYLPEGHVDKAGNLLHRPIAWYGHVGLGPIEVSAYPEGVVGKATLADAKKAIPGIEAFLDYMVKLHDDILKRFPPGVLPPIDEITQRPKEEIEAVLKGPLKGGRSIYSLHYPPA, encoded by the coding sequence ATGAGCAAATGGGGCCTTCCGCTGAAAAATGGCGGTCATATGGACAAGGCCGACGGAATCTATCTACAAAACATGACCTGGAAGCAGATTGAAGAGCGTCTCAAGAAAAACGACATCATCATTATTCCTGTTGGTGCCACGGAGGCCCACGGACCCCATGCCTGCATCGGCGAGGACACTTTCCTGGTAACCCGTATGGCTGAGCTGGTAGCCAAGAAGACTGGCTGTACCGTTTCGCAGCCTCTGTGGTGGGGTTCCCATCCGTACCATCACGTGGGCATGCCTGGCACAGTGGTGGTACCTGAGGATATCTTTATCGGGATGCTGAAGTCCATAATGGCCGGATACTGGAACATGGGCTTCCGTAAGATGATCCTGCTTAACGGTCACGGGCAAGAGTACGTTATTCCCACTGCTATTCACCAGTTTGCAAAAACCTATCAGGTTCCAATGATTGCGATTAACGTGAACTGGTATCATGCCATCCAGGATCAGTTCAAGACCAAAGAAGAGGGCGGTCCGTACGAGACCAAGTTTATTCACGCGGACGAGGTAGAAACTTCCTGGTCTCTGGCCCTATTCCCTGAGATGATCAAGATGGAAGATGCAGTAGATACCAACCCGCGGGGATATCTACCCGAAGGGCATGTTGATAAAGCAGGCAACCTGCTGCATAGACCCATTGCATGGTATGGTCATGTTGGTCTCGGTCCCATTGAAGTATCTGCATATCCGGAGGGGGTTGTTGGGAAGGCTACCTTGGCTGATGCGAAGAAGGCAATCCCGGGTATCGAGGCTTTCCTCGATTACATGGTGAAGTTGCATGACGATATCCTTAAGCGGTTCCCGCCTGGAGTTCTGCCGCCTATCGACGAAATCACTCAACGGCCGAAGGAAGAAATAGAAGCCGTTCTAAAAGGGCCGCTGAAGGGTGGTCGTAGCATTTATTCTCTACATTATCCTCCTGCATAG